One segment of Trichlorobacter ammonificans DNA contains the following:
- a CDS encoding chemotaxis protein CheW: MSTTALVKKGDVAAGTRDQLIQLVSFMLSNEEYGVEVLKVREIIRMPAITKMPNTPHYVEGIINLRGKVIPIISMRKRFGLMDADHDSHTRIMVMDVAGGLTGFIVDGVSEVIRIHSSEIQPPPAMVSGNIDQEFITGVFNHAERLLIIMDVDRMFSEAERESFAAFGDE, encoded by the coding sequence ATGTCTACCACAGCGCTGGTCAAGAAGGGCGACGTTGCGGCCGGAACCAGGGATCAGCTGATCCAGCTGGTCAGCTTCATGCTCAGCAATGAAGAGTACGGCGTCGAAGTGCTGAAGGTGCGCGAGATCATCCGGATGCCGGCCATTACCAAGATGCCCAATACCCCTCACTACGTGGAGGGAATCATCAACCTGCGGGGGAAGGTGATCCCGATCATTTCCATGCGCAAGCGGTTCGGCCTCATGGATGCCGATCACGACAGCCATACCCGGATCATGGTCATGGACGTGGCTGGCGGACTCACCGGCTTCATCGTGGACGGGGTTTCCGAGGTGATCCGGATTCATTCCAGCGAGATCCAGCCGCCGCCGGCCATGGTGTCCGGCAATATCGACCAGGAGTTCATCACCGGTGTGTTCAACCATGCCGAACGTCTGCTGATCATCATGGACGTCGACCGGATGTTCTCCGAGGCTGAGCGGGAGTCCTTCGCGGCCTTCGGCGACGAATAG
- a CDS encoding sigma-54-dependent transcriptional regulator, giving the protein MESILIIDDEPFIRENVQRVLSEDGYRVLEAADGAQARELVLSDEVDLALLDLNLGQEDGLELLKSLRELDPHLLVIIITGYGSVESAVEALRLGAYDYVKKPFKADALRVIVKLALQTQELKREVRALKREGGMPGSTPLLGDSPAFTQVVNQLRDVARIPTATVLITGESGTGKELAARAIHTLSDRCDAPFVAVNCASIPTELMESELFGHERGAFTGAVIRKTGLFEEANGGTIFLDEIGDMYASLQAKLLRVLQERTIRRVGGGRDLPVDLRVIAATNRNLQERIKQGTFREDLYYRLNVVPLHLPPLRERREDIGLLAKYFLDSFSRSFGKSFQGISAAALELLSTYAWPGNVRELRNVIERICIMRNATWLEPEHLPAELHAVILPPTSVQPAGGLEQAVAEFERQMIARALAETDGNVVKAALALKIPRGTLRYKMEKYAL; this is encoded by the coding sequence ATGGAATCGATCCTGATCATCGACGACGAACCGTTTATCCGCGAAAACGTCCAGCGGGTGCTGTCGGAAGACGGCTACCGGGTGCTGGAGGCTGCCGACGGCGCCCAGGCACGGGAGCTGGTGCTGTCCGACGAAGTGGACCTGGCGCTGCTGGACCTGAACCTGGGACAGGAAGACGGCCTGGAGCTGCTCAAGTCCCTGCGGGAGCTGGATCCCCACCTGCTGGTGATCATCATCACCGGCTACGGCTCGGTGGAATCGGCGGTGGAGGCGTTGCGCCTGGGAGCCTACGACTACGTCAAAAAGCCGTTCAAGGCCGATGCCCTGCGGGTCATCGTCAAGCTGGCGCTGCAGACCCAGGAACTGAAGCGGGAGGTGCGGGCACTGAAGCGGGAAGGCGGCATGCCGGGCAGCACACCGTTGCTGGGCGACAGTCCCGCCTTTACCCAAGTGGTGAACCAGTTGCGCGACGTGGCCCGTATCCCCACCGCCACCGTGCTGATCACCGGCGAATCCGGCACCGGCAAAGAGTTGGCCGCCCGGGCGATTCACACCCTGTCCGACCGCTGCGACGCGCCCTTTGTGGCGGTCAACTGCGCCTCCATTCCAACGGAACTGATGGAAAGCGAGCTGTTCGGCCACGAGCGGGGCGCCTTCACCGGCGCGGTCATCCGCAAGACCGGCCTGTTTGAGGAGGCCAACGGCGGCACCATCTTCCTGGACGAAATCGGCGACATGTACGCCTCCCTGCAGGCCAAACTGCTGCGGGTACTGCAGGAACGCACCATCCGCCGGGTGGGAGGTGGCCGCGACCTGCCGGTGGATCTGCGGGTCATCGCCGCCACCAACCGCAACCTGCAGGAACGGATCAAACAGGGAACCTTTCGGGAGGACCTCTACTACCGCCTGAACGTGGTGCCGCTCCATCTCCCGCCGCTCAGGGAACGGCGGGAGGATATCGGCCTGCTGGCCAAGTACTTCCTGGACAGCTTCAGCCGCTCCTTCGGAAAATCGTTCCAGGGAATCTCCGCCGCCGCCCTGGAGCTGCTCAGCACCTACGCCTGGCCCGGCAACGTCCGTGAACTGCGCAACGTCATCGAGCGGATCTGCATCATGCGCAACGCCACCTGGCTTGAGCCGGAACACCTGCCGGCGGAGTTGCATGCCGTGATCCTTCCTCCTACCTCCGTCCAGCCCGCCGGCGGCCTGGAACAGGCGGTTGCCGAGTTCGAACGCCAGATGATCGCCCGCGCCCTGGCCGAGACCGACGGCAACGTGGTCAAGGCTGCCCTTGCCCTGAAGATCCCCCGCGGCACCCTGCGCTACAAGATGGAAAAGTACGCTTTATGA
- a CDS encoding metal ABC transporter solute-binding protein, Zn/Mn family, giving the protein MGILFRLLLLVVALPLLSGCPADGKRADSRKRPVVVTTIFPLYDFARTLAGERMEVTLLLPPGVEPHHFEPRPEEMARIRQAALFVYTGPFMEPWAGRLLAGTDRGATRVLAAAEGVSLLELDDEAAHADHDKHPAGEQHGVDPHVWLDFANSRLMVERIAAALAQADPAGAPQYRQRAAQLATRLEDLDRRYRDGLASCASRVVIHGGHNAFGYLGRRYNLTYRAAAGVSAEVEPTPRRLAELVRLVRSTGSRAVFTEELLSPRIAETIGRETGVTVLKLHGAHNLGKGELSRGITFFDLMDENLKNLRTGLACRQ; this is encoded by the coding sequence ATGGGAATACTGTTCAGACTGCTTCTGCTGGTCGTGGCGCTGCCGCTGCTGAGTGGCTGCCCTGCCGACGGGAAGCGGGCCGACAGCCGGAAGCGGCCGGTGGTGGTGACCACCATCTTCCCGCTGTACGATTTCGCCCGTACCCTGGCGGGGGAGCGAATGGAGGTGACGCTGCTGCTGCCTCCCGGCGTGGAACCGCACCACTTCGAGCCGAGGCCGGAGGAGATGGCCCGTATCCGGCAGGCGGCGCTGTTCGTCTATACCGGACCGTTCATGGAGCCCTGGGCCGGACGGCTGCTGGCCGGAACGGATCGCGGCGCCACGCGGGTCCTGGCGGCTGCCGAAGGGGTGTCGCTGCTGGAGCTCGATGATGAGGCGGCACACGCTGATCACGACAAGCATCCTGCCGGCGAACAGCATGGTGTCGATCCCCACGTCTGGCTGGATTTCGCCAACAGTCGGCTGATGGTGGAACGGATTGCCGCGGCCCTTGCCCAGGCCGACCCCGCCGGTGCCCCGCAGTACCGGCAGCGGGCAGCGCAGCTTGCGACACGGCTGGAGGACCTGGACCGGCGCTACCGCGACGGTCTGGCCTCCTGCGCCAGCCGGGTGGTGATCCATGGCGGGCACAACGCCTTCGGCTACCTGGGACGTCGTTACAACCTGACCTACCGTGCCGCTGCCGGTGTCTCCGCCGAGGTGGAGCCGACTCCGCGACGGCTGGCCGAACTGGTGCGGCTGGTGCGGAGCACCGGCAGCCGTGCGGTTTTTACCGAAGAACTGCTGTCGCCCCGGATTGCCGAAACCATCGGCCGCGAAACCGGCGTCACCGTGCTAAAGCTCCACGGAGCCCATAATCTGGGCAAGGGTGAGTTGTCCCGGGGAATCACCTTTTTCGACCTGATGGACGAGAACCTGAAAAACCTGCGGACCGGACTGGCATGCCGGCAGTGA
- a CDS encoding UbiD family decarboxylase — protein MGYADLQSCIADLERHGRLRRIGIPVDPYLEAGMIQRRVYRAGGPALLFTNVTGSSFPLLGNLFGTLERTRFLFRDSLKTIETLVRLKINPFTALRDPLDSLGAGLKARHLLPKTVAPSSAPVLRCRTTLAQLPRLVSWPLDGGPFITLPQVYSESPLKPGVGKSNLGMYRVQLAGNRYEPDRQAGLHYQIHRGIGVHHAEAKARGERLKVNIFVGGAPAMTVAAVMPLPEGMPELSFAGLLAGQRIAMATLPGHLPVPAEADFCIVGSIEPTATLPEGPFGDHLGYYSLEHPFPFVEVEAVYHRPDAVWPFTTVGRPPQEDTSFGAFIHELTGDLIPTVLPGVKAVHAVDAAGVHPLLLAIGSERYTPYDGVTRPMELLTQANAILGQGQLSLAKYLLIVAEDDNPALDIHQVDEFLQHLLARVDWRRDLHFQTATTIDTLDYSGQGLNSGSKVVMAAAGPVRRSLATALPAHLPLPEGCGAPRLALPGVLVVQTGAAQQGRGEQDPHIERFCAFWQECPLPEGLPLVVLVDDSEFTARTLDNLLWVTFTRSNPAVDIYGVGAATTGRHWGCSGALVIDARRKPFHAPPLEEEAQLARRIDDLAAASGPLAGLW, from the coding sequence ATGGGATACGCAGATCTTCAGTCCTGCATCGCCGATCTGGAACGCCACGGCCGGCTTCGCCGCATCGGGATTCCGGTGGATCCATACCTTGAAGCGGGCATGATTCAGCGCCGGGTCTACCGGGCCGGTGGACCGGCCCTGCTCTTTACCAACGTCACCGGCTCGTCCTTCCCGCTGCTGGGGAACCTGTTCGGCACCCTGGAACGGACCCGTTTCCTGTTCCGGGACAGCCTGAAGACCATCGAAACCCTGGTGCGGCTGAAGATCAATCCGTTCACCGCCCTGCGCGATCCGCTGGACAGCCTGGGAGCCGGGCTCAAGGCCCGCCACCTGCTGCCGAAGACCGTGGCGCCCTCCTCCGCACCGGTGCTGAGGTGCCGTACCACCCTGGCGCAGCTGCCCCGGCTGGTCTCCTGGCCCCTGGACGGCGGCCCCTTCATCACCCTGCCCCAGGTGTACAGCGAATCGCCGCTGAAGCCGGGGGTCGGGAAATCCAACCTGGGGATGTACCGGGTACAGCTGGCCGGCAACCGGTATGAACCGGACCGGCAGGCAGGGCTGCACTACCAGATCCACCGCGGTATCGGGGTGCACCATGCCGAGGCAAAGGCCCGGGGGGAGCGGCTGAAGGTGAACATCTTCGTCGGTGGAGCCCCGGCCATGACCGTGGCCGCGGTGATGCCGCTGCCGGAGGGGATGCCGGAACTTTCCTTTGCCGGGCTGCTGGCAGGGCAGCGAATAGCGATGGCAACGTTGCCGGGGCACTTGCCGGTGCCGGCCGAGGCGGACTTTTGCATCGTCGGCTCCATCGAGCCCACGGCAACCCTGCCGGAAGGCCCCTTCGGCGACCACCTGGGCTACTACAGTCTGGAACATCCCTTCCCCTTTGTGGAGGTGGAGGCGGTCTACCACCGCCCCGACGCCGTCTGGCCCTTCACCACCGTGGGACGTCCCCCCCAGGAGGATACCTCCTTCGGCGCCTTCATCCACGAGCTGACCGGCGATCTGATCCCCACGGTGCTGCCCGGCGTGAAGGCGGTCCATGCCGTGGACGCCGCCGGGGTCCATCCGCTGCTTCTGGCCATCGGTTCCGAACGGTACACTCCGTACGACGGCGTGACCCGCCCCATGGAGCTTTTGACCCAGGCCAACGCCATCCTGGGGCAGGGGCAGCTTTCCCTGGCCAAGTACCTGCTGATCGTGGCGGAAGACGACAACCCTGCCCTGGATATCCATCAGGTCGACGAGTTCCTGCAGCATCTGCTGGCGCGGGTGGACTGGCGGCGGGACCTTCACTTCCAGACCGCCACCACCATCGATACCCTGGACTACTCGGGCCAGGGACTGAACAGCGGCTCCAAGGTGGTCATGGCCGCTGCCGGGCCGGTGCGGCGCAGCCTGGCCACCGCACTGCCCGCCCACCTGCCGTTGCCGGAAGGGTGCGGCGCACCGCGCCTGGCCCTGCCGGGGGTGCTGGTAGTGCAGACCGGTGCGGCGCAGCAGGGGAGGGGGGAGCAGGACCCGCACATCGAGCGCTTCTGCGCCTTCTGGCAGGAATGTCCCCTGCCGGAGGGACTGCCGCTGGTGGTGCTGGTCGACGACAGCGAGTTCACGGCCCGCACCTTGGACAATCTGCTCTGGGTTACCTTTACCCGCTCCAATCCTGCCGTGGATATCTACGGTGTCGGTGCCGCGACCACGGGACGGCACTGGGGATGCAGCGGAGCGCTGGTGATCGATGCCCGGCGCAAGCCGTTCCACGCGCCACCGCTGGAGGAGGAAGCGCAGCTGGCACGCAGGATCGACGACCTGGCCGCCGCCTCCGGACCGCTGGCGGGGCTGTGGTGA
- a CDS encoding MFS transporter has translation MTEQRNDTAWLLLLCSSQIFIMLVFINYSAILPLLKAEWGMNNTRAGIIFSVYQLGYIASGVLLSTLSDRLNIRWIFLASAAWSCIANLLFALCAHDYLSGLLLRGLTGIGMGGTYMPGLKLVAERFDSARRGRAIGMYVGALVLGASLSLVVPGVIAGIWGWRIAMIACSIGVFIGICLAVPVFRGYRPQPAATSPRGFSGEILQNRPALLVILGYAGHMWEMYGMRSWLAPFFTAALTGWGMTTGKATVTAAAIAAALVGLGTFSTALTGLLSDRFGRTRTVAAVMVGSACCSLIFGWLIHTTIWLALGVGILYGWLIVAESPVFSTALTEVVAPGYLGAAMGMQSLVGYTMGMISPAVFGWALDRFQGWQPLPGIDGSWGLAFSTLALGALLGPLFMWRLHRHPESVRMAQGRR, from the coding sequence TTGACTGAGCAGCGCAACGATACCGCCTGGCTGCTGCTGCTGTGCAGCAGCCAGATATTCATCATGCTGGTGTTCATCAACTACTCGGCCATCCTGCCGCTTCTGAAGGCCGAGTGGGGCATGAACAACACCCGGGCCGGCATCATCTTCTCCGTCTACCAACTGGGCTACATCGCCTCCGGCGTCCTGCTCAGTACCCTCTCCGACCGCCTCAATATCCGCTGGATATTTCTTGCCTCCGCCGCCTGGTCCTGCATCGCCAACCTGCTCTTCGCCCTCTGCGCCCACGACTACCTCTCCGGCCTGCTACTGCGGGGGCTGACCGGCATCGGCATGGGAGGAACCTACATGCCGGGGCTCAAGCTGGTGGCGGAACGGTTCGACAGCGCCCGGCGGGGACGGGCCATCGGCATGTATGTCGGAGCCCTGGTACTGGGTGCATCCCTCTCCCTGGTGGTACCGGGAGTGATTGCCGGCATCTGGGGCTGGCGGATCGCCATGATCGCCTGCTCGATCGGCGTCTTCATCGGCATCTGCCTGGCGGTACCGGTCTTTCGCGGTTACCGTCCCCAGCCCGCCGCCACAAGTCCCCGGGGATTTTCCGGCGAAATACTGCAAAACCGCCCCGCACTGCTGGTGATTCTCGGCTACGCCGGCCACATGTGGGAAATGTACGGCATGCGTAGCTGGCTGGCCCCTTTCTTCACCGCTGCCCTTACCGGCTGGGGGATGACGACGGGCAAAGCCACGGTGACCGCAGCGGCCATTGCCGCGGCTCTGGTGGGGCTGGGCACCTTCTCCACCGCCCTCACCGGCCTTCTGTCCGACCGTTTCGGACGTACCCGTACCGTGGCCGCGGTGATGGTCGGCAGCGCCTGCTGCTCCCTCATCTTCGGCTGGCTGATCCATACCACGATCTGGCTGGCGCTGGGGGTGGGCATCCTGTACGGCTGGCTGATTGTGGCGGAATCCCCGGTCTTTTCCACCGCCCTCACCGAGGTGGTGGCTCCCGGTTACCTGGGGGCCGCCATGGGGATGCAGTCACTGGTGGGCTACACCATGGGGATGATCTCGCCGGCGGTGTTCGGCTGGGCCCTGGACCGTTTCCAGGGGTGGCAGCCGCTGCCCGGCATCGACGGTTCCTGGGGACTGGCCTTTTCCACCCTGGCCCTGGGGGCGCTCCTGGGACCGCTCTTCATGTGGCGGTTGCACCGCCACCCGGAAAGCGTGCGGATGGCCCAGGGCAGGCGGTAG
- a CDS encoding metal ABC transporter permease, translating to MMILELFTYGFMQRALVAGVLIGVLCAVLGVFLVLRRFSLIGDGLAHVSFGSVALALFAGLEGAAMLLVSVPVVLLSSLGILRLAGNARLGGDAAIGIVSSLGVSLGVVLAVLGRGYGVDLMSYLFGSILAISRAELLVAAGLFVVVTGLLWLYFHDLAALTFNEELAAVSGINVRFLNSLLAVLTALTVVLAMKLVGVMLISALLILPAATALQVARGFRMTVLAAVGVSLLSVTGGIMLSFALNLPTGATIILLAFALFCCSLLLRRYFLCRS from the coding sequence ATGATGATTCTTGAACTGTTCACCTACGGCTTCATGCAGCGGGCGCTTGTGGCGGGCGTGCTGATCGGCGTGCTCTGCGCCGTGCTGGGGGTGTTCCTGGTGCTGCGCCGTTTTTCCCTGATCGGCGACGGTCTGGCCCACGTCAGTTTCGGCAGTGTGGCCCTGGCCCTGTTCGCCGGGCTGGAGGGGGCGGCCATGTTGCTGGTTTCCGTGCCGGTGGTGCTGCTTTCCTCCCTGGGGATCCTGCGGCTTGCCGGCAACGCCCGCCTGGGCGGCGACGCAGCCATCGGCATCGTCTCCTCCCTGGGGGTCTCCCTGGGGGTGGTGCTGGCGGTGTTGGGGCGCGGGTACGGAGTGGACCTGATGAGCTACCTCTTCGGCAGCATTCTGGCCATCAGCCGAGCCGAACTGCTGGTGGCAGCGGGCCTGTTCGTTGTGGTGACCGGCTTACTGTGGCTCTATTTCCACGATCTGGCCGCGCTCACGTTCAACGAGGAACTGGCGGCGGTCTCCGGCATCAATGTCCGTTTTCTGAATAGTCTGCTGGCGGTGCTCACCGCCCTGACCGTGGTGCTGGCGATGAAGCTGGTGGGAGTGATGCTCATCTCGGCCCTGCTGATCCTGCCGGCGGCCACGGCCCTGCAGGTGGCGCGGGGGTTCCGGATGACGGTGCTGGCAGCGGTGGGAGTGTCGCTGCTCTCGGTGACGGGGGGAATCATGCTTTCCTTTGCGCTGAATCTCCCCACCGGTGCCACTATCATCCTGCTGGCCTTTGCCCTGTTCTGCTGCTCGCTGCTGCTGCGCCGGTATTTTCTCTGCCGGAGCTGA
- a CDS encoding metal ABC transporter ATP-binding protein, producing MPAVIEARDIVCRRGAENVLEEVSFSVPAGAYVGIVGPNGSGKSTLVKALLGLVPRAAGSISLFDTPLEQFRQWQLVGYLPQNLGPLTPSFPATVTEVVRLGLLAGKGFPRRMQQQDHRRVEEVLGLLGIAHLGKRLIGELSGGQQQRALLARALVASPRLLILDEPTAALDPEIREQFYALVGDMNRTTNTTVLLVTHDIGVIGTHASRMLYLDKTVLFWGGFDEFCYSPEMTAFFGEHAQHLICHRH from the coding sequence ATGCCGGCAGTGATCGAGGCCAGGGATATCGTTTGCCGCCGCGGAGCGGAGAATGTTCTGGAAGAGGTCTCCTTTTCGGTGCCGGCAGGAGCGTACGTGGGGATCGTCGGTCCCAACGGTTCCGGCAAGAGCACGCTGGTAAAGGCCCTGTTGGGACTGGTTCCGCGTGCGGCCGGCTCCATCAGCCTCTTCGACACCCCCCTGGAGCAGTTCCGGCAGTGGCAGTTGGTGGGCTACCTGCCCCAGAACCTGGGACCGCTCACCCCCTCCTTCCCGGCAACGGTCACGGAAGTGGTCCGGCTGGGACTGTTGGCCGGCAAGGGATTTCCCCGGCGGATGCAGCAGCAGGATCATCGTCGGGTCGAGGAGGTCCTTGGCCTGCTGGGAATCGCCCACTTGGGAAAACGGCTGATCGGCGAACTGTCCGGCGGTCAGCAGCAGCGTGCGTTACTGGCCCGGGCCCTGGTTGCTTCCCCCCGCCTGCTGATCCTGGACGAGCCGACGGCGGCCCTTGATCCGGAGATACGGGAGCAGTTCTATGCACTGGTGGGCGACATGAACCGGACTACCAACACGACGGTACTGCTGGTAACCCACGATATCGGCGTCATCGGCACCCATGCCTCGCGGATGCTCTACCTGGACAAGACGGTACTCTTCTGGGGCGGATTCGACGAGTTCTGCTACTCGCCGGAAATGACCGCCTTCTTTGGGGAGCATGCCCAGCACCTGATCTGCCATAGGCATTGA
- a CDS encoding ATP-binding protein → MLKPTLFKKFLFPSLLIALGPLLAVSVLLYTGLEQVRDHLAQEVARTADRQVSETLQNRARQVAESITHFLRERENDLRFLSRFSHDRQMLLGFYAVSRREIWQIRNGREERRQIPLYRSIALIGPDGRERLVVRDGEPVPATALRDVSRPEQTEFKTETYFRDIRRLKPGEIYVSRVTGFHVTTPEQQAGRQFEGVIRFGMPLFRADGRFDGALILSLDHRHLMEFSQHIDPGPGYSFVEPSYESANYAFLFDDEGWIITHPKYWDLRGLDANGRLVPPYSARSSREDIETGRIPFNLDHAGFIHPNYPRVAEAVRQHRVGSVETTNVGRSRKIMAYAPIIYDTGTYRRHGIFGGVTIGLQMDQYYEQSSSGSRLINRQLRQFRYRSAWIMTLTALLAALAAWRLARGIIKPIQKLNQEAHRLAAGDAASPIAVSGSDELAQLTETFNHMARELEERRLNLLSTLEQLQQSRRDILDERNFKESILESISSAILTFDTGGRLTSTNSTAHSFLGRTWPLGSHYATVFSAWEGVPARVARALSEGSGYGREPLKLRRDSGIRHFDLGIFPIGPEGSQGLTVTLRDETIREKLREETIRLDRLASLGRLAAGISHEIRNPLTGVTLLLDDLHDRAALAREDREMLGRAMAEIERVERLVASLLSFASPPQAEFRMGRLDETVQEVALLLKRSCRRQQIELITDCRRLEPFPFDPDKIRQAVLNLLKNALEAMPDGGRLTLSLQEEEQQAVLRVADTGSGIAEADLPLLFEPFFTRKGASTGLGLSITRRIIEEHGGSIVAENRSAGGACFTVRLPMTPGRQQ, encoded by the coding sequence ATGCTCAAACCGACCCTGTTCAAAAAGTTTCTCTTCCCGTCCCTGCTCATTGCCCTGGGGCCGCTCCTGGCGGTGTCGGTCCTGCTTTACACCGGCCTGGAGCAGGTACGCGACCACCTGGCCCAGGAAGTGGCCCGGACCGCCGATCGGCAGGTCTCGGAAACCCTCCAGAACCGTGCCCGCCAGGTGGCGGAGTCGATTACCCATTTTCTCAGGGAACGGGAAAACGACCTGCGTTTTCTCTCCCGTTTTTCCCACGACCGGCAGATGCTCCTCGGTTTTTACGCCGTCAGCCGTCGTGAAATCTGGCAGATTCGCAACGGACGGGAAGAACGCCGCCAGATTCCCCTTTACCGCTCCATTGCCCTGATCGGTCCCGATGGCCGGGAGCGACTGGTAGTCCGGGATGGCGAACCTGTTCCCGCGACTGCCCTGCGTGACGTCTCCCGTCCGGAGCAGACCGAATTCAAAACTGAAACCTACTTTCGCGATATTCGGCGGCTGAAGCCGGGAGAGATCTACGTCTCGCGGGTTACCGGCTTTCATGTCACCACCCCGGAACAGCAGGCAGGCCGTCAGTTCGAAGGGGTGATCCGCTTCGGCATGCCGCTGTTCCGTGCCGACGGACGCTTCGACGGTGCCCTGATTCTTTCCCTTGATCATCGCCACCTGATGGAATTCAGCCAGCATATCGACCCCGGTCCCGGCTACAGTTTCGTGGAGCCGAGCTATGAGAGCGCCAACTACGCCTTTCTGTTCGACGACGAGGGCTGGATCATCACCCACCCCAAGTACTGGGATCTGCGGGGACTGGATGCCAACGGCCGGCTGGTCCCCCCCTATTCGGCCCGCTCCAGCCGGGAGGACATCGAAACCGGCCGCATTCCGTTCAACCTCGACCATGCCGGCTTCATCCATCCCAACTACCCGCGGGTCGCGGAGGCGGTCCGCCAGCACCGGGTCGGCTCCGTTGAAACCACCAACGTGGGACGTTCACGCAAGATCATGGCCTACGCACCGATCATCTACGACACCGGCACCTACCGCCGGCACGGCATTTTCGGCGGTGTCACCATCGGCCTGCAGATGGACCAGTATTACGAGCAGTCCAGTTCCGGCAGCCGGCTGATCAACCGGCAGCTGCGCCAGTTCCGCTACCGCAGCGCCTGGATCATGACCCTGACGGCCCTGCTGGCCGCTCTGGCCGCCTGGCGGCTGGCCCGGGGAATCATCAAGCCGATCCAGAAGCTGAACCAGGAGGCCCACCGCCTGGCCGCCGGCGACGCCGCCTCCCCCATCGCCGTTTCCGGCAGCGACGAACTGGCCCAGTTGACCGAAACCTTCAACCACATGGCCCGGGAACTGGAAGAACGGCGCCTGAACCTGCTCTCCACCCTGGAACAGCTCCAGCAGTCGCGGCGCGACATCCTTGATGAGCGGAACTTCAAGGAGAGCATCCTGGAAAGTATCTCCAGCGCCATCCTCACCTTCGACACCGGTGGCCGGCTTACCTCCACCAACAGCACGGCCCACAGTTTTCTCGGCCGGACCTGGCCCCTGGGCAGCCACTACGCAACGGTCTTCAGCGCCTGGGAGGGGGTACCGGCCCGCGTCGCCCGGGCGCTGAGCGAAGGAAGCGGCTACGGGCGGGAGCCGCTCAAGCTGCGCCGGGATTCCGGCATCCGCCATTTCGACCTGGGAATTTTCCCCATCGGTCCGGAGGGGAGCCAGGGACTGACCGTCACCCTGCGGGACGAAACCATCCGGGAAAAGCTGCGGGAGGAGACCATCCGCCTGGACCGGCTGGCCTCGCTGGGCCGGTTGGCGGCCGGTATTTCCCACGAGATTCGCAACCCGCTTACCGGCGTCACCCTGCTTTTGGACGATCTCCATGACCGGGCCGCCCTGGCACGGGAAGACCGGGAGATGCTGGGACGGGCCATGGCGGAGATCGAACGGGTGGAACGGCTGGTAGCCTCACTGCTCAGCTTCGCTTCCCCGCCGCAGGCCGAATTCAGGATGGGACGCCTGGACGAAACCGTACAGGAGGTGGCGCTGCTGCTCAAACGCTCCTGCCGGCGCCAGCAGATCGAGCTGATCACCGACTGCCGCCGGCTGGAACCGTTCCCCTTTGATCCGGACAAGATCCGCCAGGCGGTGCTGAATCTGCTCAAGAATGCCCTGGAGGCGATGCCCGACGGCGGACGGCTGACCCTGAGCCTGCAGGAGGAGGAACAGCAGGCGGTCCTGCGGGTGGCCGACACCGGATCGGGGATCGCCGAGGCGGACCTGCCGCTGCTGTTCGAACCATTCTTCACCCGCAAGGGGGCCAGCACCGGCCTGGGGCTCTCCATCACCCGCCGTATCATCGAGGAGCATGGCGGCAGCATCGTTGCCGAGAATCGTTCCGCCGGGGGCGCCTGTTTCACGGTGCGGCTGCCAATGACGCCGGGCAGGCAGCAATGA